The Lujinxingia vulgaris genome segment TGTTCTCAAAGCCCCAGATGCCAGGGGCGCGCTCTGAAGACCGCGCTCCTCGCTTGATCCATCCCATCCGGAGCAGACCACGGAATGATCGTCCAGTGTCCCAGCTGTTCATCGCGATATCGCGTCAATGACGCCAACATTCCGCCCTCGGGGGGCAAGATCAAGTGTCCTTCCTGTGCGCACGCTTTTGTCGTGTACCCGGAAGCCCCGGCCGAGCCGGAGCATGAGGCGGATAAGACCTCGATCGCCGAGCGCCCCAACCTTCATGAACTCCTCAACGCGATGAATCAGAACAAGGCCGCCGCGCAGAACCCGGCGCCCGCGGTTGAGGATGAAGTCGCCAAGACCGAGGTGATGTCGGGCGCGGAGCTGCCCGACTTCTCCTCGATGTTCGGCGATGGCGGGGGCGACCAGACCATTGAGATGTCCAACCCGATGGCCAGCGGCGCGTTGCCCGGCCTGGGAGCTGCGGCCGAGGAGGATGACCTCCACACCCAGGAGCTCTCGCCGGACATCGTGCATAAGAGCCTGCAGCACCTGGGTGCGCGACCTGCCAGTGCGCCGCCCTCGATGCCCGATGAGGGTGGACCGGCTACTGAGATCGCGCCCCCACCGGTGGTGGAGCAGGCGATGCCGGCCCAGCGCCTCTCGGCGTCGGCGGAGCCCACCCCGCCGCCGGCCGGAGCGCCGGCGTTCGGGGCAAGCCCCGCTGCGCCTTCGGCGTCGGGATCGTCGCCCGGCATGGCTGCGCCTGCGGCCCCGGCAGGAGGCGTCGACGCCGCCCACGACGGCCCCTGGAAGCTGCAGACCAACTTCGGGCTGACCTACGAGTTTGCCGACAACAAGAGCCTGCGCAGCTGGCTTGCCAGCCGTGAGGACCTCAACGGCTATAAGCTCTCCTCGGGCGGAGAGTTTTTCCCGCTGAGCGAGTACCCGCAGTTTTCGCCGGGAGGCGGCGCGGCGACGCAGCGATCGGGGAACTTCTCGGTGGCCTCGTCGGGCGCACAGGCGCCGATGCCGGGCATGGGGCCTGCTCCGACCAGCCCCACCGGCTCGGGCGCCTCACCGGCGATGCCTTCGCAGTCGGGCTCCTCGCCGGCGATGACGCCGCCTGCGGCGGCGCCTTCGGTCCCCGGTGGCGCTCCCACCCCGGCGCCTCAGCCGGCCTCTCCCTTTATGACGGCCGGGATGCCTGCGGTCGGCCAGAACCCGCCTCCCAACCAGGGGCGCGAGAAGATCGATCCCAACGCCGGGTTCCGTCCTCCTTCGCGTGACAGCAACGCGCTCACCATGGTGCTCTGGGGCGTCTTCGGACTTCTGGGACTTGTGGCCATTGCGCTGGGCCTGCACCTGGGCGGCATCATCAACTTCCCCGCCCTCGGCGGTGGCGCAGGGGCTGAGAACGTCGCGCCTTCGCCGGCGCCCGCTCCTTCCGCCGCGCCAGCTGCGGCGCCTTCAGCGGAAGAGGCGGCCGCCCAGGAGGCTCCCGCCGCGCCCGATCCCGACCAGCGCGCGCAGGTGGATCGCATCCTGGAAGACGCCCGCGTCGACATTGAGTCCAATCGCCTCACCTCCGCGCTCGACCGCCTGGAGACCGCCCGCTTGCTCGACCCCGACCGCGTTCAGATCTACGACATGAGCGCCCAGGTGCACGAGAAGCTCGGCCAGCAAGATAAGGTCGAAGAGATGCGTGAGCAGGCCCGTAAGTTGCGCAGCCAGGGCGGCTCGCCACCTCCCACGATGGAGTAAGGAGGGCGGCCTGAGAGGCTCTCCTCCAACCTATGCCGATGGACGTCTCTTGCCCGCAGTGCCAGACGCTCTACGAGTTTGATGAGGCGCAGCTGCGCTCGGTGGGATCGGTCAACCTCAAGTGCAGCCAGTGCGATCACCTCTTTCGTCTTGAGGTGCCCGAGGAGCTGCGCGACGAGAGCCAGCGTCGCTGGATGGTGCGCAAAGCCTCCAGCGGCGATGTTCTTTATTTCTGGGGGTTCGACGAGCTTCATCGCTGGATCATGACTGGCGAGGTGGAGGCGCACGACGCCATCTCGCGCACTGGCGAGCGCTGGAGTGAGCTGGGAAGTCTCGGGGAGTTCGCGCCGGTCTTTCAGGCGGTGGCGTCCATCGCCGGGCTGGGGCGAGCGGAGCGACGTGATCCGATGGAGGATCGCGCCACGCAGAGTTTTGGGGCGGCGTCGACGCCCGCGCGCCCCCGGCAGTCGACCACGCCGCATCACGACGCGGCGCGTCCTCCCGCGAAGCCGGGTGCAGCCGCGCCCCCTCGTGAAGAGCAGCCCACACCGGCGCCGCTGCGCGAGGCGCGCGCCACCCCCCGCCAGCCTGTCGCCGAGGAGTCGGTCGCACCCGCGCCACGCTCGCCAGGGCTCAACCTTGACGCGGAGCGTTTCGGCCCGGCTTCTGCAGCCCCGGAGCCCGACGCCACGCGCCGGCGATCGCCCGGACGAGCACCCCATCTGACGCCGGTGGGGCCCGAGGACGATGATTGGTCGCTCGGCGATCTGAGTGTGACCCAGTCTGGCTCGCAGATGATCGTGGCTCCGGAGCGGCGTGTCCGTCGCTCGCGGGGCCCGGCGTTGGCGGTGCTGCTCGTGTTGCTCCTGGCAGGTGCCGGAGCCGGTGCCTGGTACGCCGGCTACCTCGATGCCTGGCTCAAGGGCGACGCGGGCACGGCTGACGCATCAGAGACGCAGGCACTCGCCGAGGATCAGGCGCCGGATTCAGACGCGCGTAGTACGCCTGTCGTCAGTGCGGCCGATCGGGTGGTTGAGGCGCGCCACGCTGCGCGTCGGGCGGCACATTTGCCGGTCTGGGTGGCGGCAGTTGCCGAGGCGGTGCAGAAGGTTGGCGCAGCGAGCGAGCGAAGCGAGCGCGTCGCGCAGAAGTCGCAACGCCCCGACATCGATGCGGTGCTGGCCTCGGCGCGGCGTGCCCTGCAGCGCGGTGACGCGCAGGCGGCGCGCGCCCGCTACCACCGCGCCACCGAGATCGATGAGAGCAACCCCGAGGCGATCACCGGCCTTGGGTGGGCGCTGCTGGAGCTGGGGTCTCTGGACTCGGCGGTCGCGCAGTTTCGTCGCGCCATCTACCGCGACGCGACCTACGGCGACGCCTACATCGGCCTGGGCCGCGCGGAGCGTGATCGCGGCAACATCGGCGCCGCGATTGAGGCGTACCAGACCTACCTTGCGCGTCTTCCGAATGGGCCGCAGGCCTCGATCGCGCGCTTTCAGAGCGAGCAGCTCCGGCGCTCCAGTGGTCTGGAGTAGCGCGGCGAGCGTTGCGGATTTGTGTCTGAAATCAAGGGTTTAGCTTAAGCGTGCTGCCCCAGCGCGAAGCGCTCCAGCACCTCATAGCGCGGACCGTCGTGGCGCAGGTGCGACTCATAGAGCACCAGATCTTTGATGTAGCTTTTGCCAAAGCTCAGCTCGTCGTAACGCCCGAAGATCTCACCGAGATCGGGGTTTGCGCGCGACTTCAGCCGCCCCAGAGTGATGTGCGGCAAAAACTCGCGGGGGTCGGCCGCCACACCGATCTCCTGGAGGTCGCGCTCCAGCGCTTGCTGCAAAAGTCCCAGCACCTCGGCGCTCTTGGCGTCGAGGCCGGCCCACAGGATGCGGGGCTGGTCGGGGCGGGGGAAGGCTCCAAAGCCGCGGCACTCCACCTCAAAGGGAAAAAGGGGCTCGGCCAGGCGGCTGACCGTGCTCTCAAGCATCGAGACGAGATCGCCGGGGGTATCACCCAGAAACTTCAGGGTGAGGTGGATGTTCTCGGCCTCGGTCCAGCGCACGCTGAGATCGTCGCCGAAGGCGCCTCGAAGACGGCCCTGGAGCTCATCCTGGAAAAGAACAAGGCGCTCAACGACGTTGATCGAGAGGTCTACAGCTATGAAGAGGCGTCGCATCATGGGGAACTTCAGGCGGAGAGAGAGGAGCGTAGCGCGGACGGGAGGTTATCAACCATCCCCGCAGCGCTGACAAGGTCGGGCTCAGGGAGCAGGGGGCACGCCGGCCTCCACACTGCTCGCATCAAAGGGGCCACGCACATCGTGTGCGTCCAGGCGACCTTCGAGGTGCCAGAGCAGCAGGGCCATCGCGGTGTAGACCGAGGCTGTGCGGATCTCATCGCGGGTGCGCCCCGGGTAATGCGCGCGTTTATGAAAGGTGCCCTGCGGGGTGTGCAGGCCGAAGTCGACGGTGCCCACCGGCTTCTCAGCGCTGCCGCCGGTGGGGCCGGCCACGCCGCTGATGGCCAATCCAAAGGTCGCGCCGGCGGCCCGTGCGGAGCCCAGGGCCATCTGGCAGGCCACCGCGGCGCTCACCGCGCCTTCACTGGCCAGGGTCGAGGCGTTGACGCCCACAAGATCGATCTTGGCCTGGTTGGCATAGGTCAGAAAGCCCCCCTCAAACCAGGCCGAGCTCCCCGGCGTCTTTGTGAGCGCCCCGCCCAGCAGCCCGCCGGTGCAGGACTCGGCGACGGCCACCGTCGCCTTATGCTCGATGAGGCGGCGACCCACCCGCGCGAAGAAGTCTTCGCCGCCCTCGGCAACGAGCCAGGCGCCGATGCGAGCCTCAATGAAGTCGACCAGCTGCGCCAGCGCCGCGTCCTCGGGCGCTTTGAGCGAGACCTCAATCACCGGGTAGCTCGCCCGATACCCCACCCGACCTCCGAGTTGATGCGCCAGGGGTTCGATGCCTTCGACCATCGTCTCGAGTTTCGATTCGCCCAGACCGTAGTAGCGTCGGCGAGCGCTGGCCCGGGGGGCGTCGTCATCGGGGCCGAGCTCGTGTAAGAGGTAGCGCTCCACAAACCATTGAAACTCCCGGGGGACGCCGGGGAAAAAAAACGCGGCGCAGCCGCGATGATCCACGCGAAACCCCGGCGCGGTGCCCACCTCGGTGGCCAGGATCGTGGCGCGGGAGGGGAACGTGCACTGGCGGCGGTTGTTGTCGGTCAGCGTGTAGTCGCGCTCCCGGGCGCGCTCCTCAAGCCGCTGCAGGCTGGGGGCGTCTTCGTGGAGCACATCCTGGCTCCAGGCTGCGGCCGCCTCGCGGGTGCGGTCGTCGGCGGTCGGCCCCAGCCCCCCGCTGACCACGATGACGTCGCAGGAGCTCAGCGCATCGAGCGCCTGAACGATGCGATCTTCGTCGTCGCGCACGATGCGAAGTTCGCGCACCTGAAAGAGACGATCTTCGCCCAGGCGCATCACATGCCGCCCGTTCTTGTCGCTGACACGGCCGTCGAGCAGTTCGTCGCCGATGCACAGAATGCCCACGTGCTTGATCATCTTAGAC includes the following:
- a CDS encoding tetratricopeptide repeat protein — its product is MPMDVSCPQCQTLYEFDEAQLRSVGSVNLKCSQCDHLFRLEVPEELRDESQRRWMVRKASSGDVLYFWGFDELHRWIMTGEVEAHDAISRTGERWSELGSLGEFAPVFQAVASIAGLGRAERRDPMEDRATQSFGAASTPARPRQSTTPHHDAARPPAKPGAAAPPREEQPTPAPLREARATPRQPVAEESVAPAPRSPGLNLDAERFGPASAAPEPDATRRRSPGRAPHLTPVGPEDDDWSLGDLSVTQSGSQMIVAPERRVRRSRGPALAVLLVLLLAGAGAGAWYAGYLDAWLKGDAGTADASETQALAEDQAPDSDARSTPVVSAADRVVEARHAARRAAHLPVWVAAVAEAVQKVGAASERSERVAQKSQRPDIDAVLASARRALQRGDAQAARARYHRATEIDESNPEAITGLGWALLELGSLDSAVAQFRRAIYRDATYGDAYIGLGRAERDRGNIGAAIEAYQTYLARLPNGPQASIARFQSEQLRRSSGLE
- the thpR gene encoding RNA 2',3'-cyclic phosphodiesterase, with protein sequence MMRRLFIAVDLSINVVERLVLFQDELQGRLRGAFGDDLSVRWTEAENIHLTLKFLGDTPGDLVSMLESTVSRLAEPLFPFEVECRGFGAFPRPDQPRILWAGLDAKSAEVLGLLQQALERDLQEIGVAADPREFLPHITLGRLKSRANPDLGEIFGRYDELSFGKSYIKDLVLYESHLRHDGPRYEVLERFALGQHA
- a CDS encoding CinA family nicotinamide mononucleotide deamidase-related protein, translated to MIKHVGILCIGDELLDGRVSDKNGRHVMRLGEDRLFQVRELRIVRDDEDRIVQALDALSSCDVIVVSGGLGPTADDRTREAAAAWSQDVLHEDAPSLQRLEERARERDYTLTDNNRRQCTFPSRATILATEVGTAPGFRVDHRGCAAFFFPGVPREFQWFVERYLLHELGPDDDAPRASARRRYYGLGESKLETMVEGIEPLAHQLGGRVGYRASYPVIEVSLKAPEDAALAQLVDFIEARIGAWLVAEGGEDFFARVGRRLIEHKATVAVAESCTGGLLGGALTKTPGSSAWFEGGFLTYANQAKIDLVGVNASTLASEGAVSAAVACQMALGSARAAGATFGLAISGVAGPTGGSAEKPVGTVDFGLHTPQGTFHKRAHYPGRTRDEIRTASVYTAMALLLWHLEGRLDAHDVRGPFDASSVEAGVPPAP